The following coding sequences are from one Alosa alosa isolate M-15738 ecotype Scorff River chromosome 13, AALO_Geno_1.1, whole genome shotgun sequence window:
- the dedd1 gene encoding death effector domain-containing 1 isoform X2 has translation MATCRHPWLSPWEETECFTYYDMLTPHEIYEVVGSQLTETDVEVLSYILDEMYPNEHPLDPEQWTETARARDSGQLEVVTPPDPRLVRAWRRVRPRCRPCPEAARHKPKCGVELLLELERRGHLSEANLEPLLQLLRVLTRHDLLPFVSRKKRRTVSPERDYPVPMEEAAMEGTSKNTSCSHAGPPSDCSSELWREGVDPMRAAAPMRRKRGKGRQWTRRKGPKPPEFQPPPVPNKVTCDIRLRVRPEYSEQESVLRASVSSTKREPLARQLDLFGRANAMLRARDLGSINCDIKFSEVSKLDAFWADYLSGALTEALKDVFLTDALRRAAGHHRLQLLVSVDQDDYEHGRRMLMEQLTDHSHQVPAGREEAHW, from the exons ATGGCTACATGTCGCCATCCCTGGCTGAGTCCGTGGGAGGAAACCGAATGTTTCACCTACTATGACATGCTCACTCCTCACGAAATTTATGAAGTCGTGGGCTCTCAACTGACGGAAACCGACGTGGAAGTGTTGTCTTATATCTTGGATGAAATGTACCCCAATGAACATCCCCTTGATCCAGAACAATGGACCGAGACGGCTAGAGCACGCGACTCCGGACAGCTAGAGGTGGTCACGCCGCCAGACCCCCGACTGGTGAGAGCTTGGCGGCGGGTCCGGCCCCGCTGTCGGCCATGTCCGGAGGCCGCGCGACACAAGCCCAAATGCGGCGTGGAACTGCTGCTGGAATTGGAGAGGAGAGGTCATCTGAGCGAGGCAAACCTTGAGCCCCTCCTGCAGCTCCTGCGGGTGCTCACGCGACACGACCTCCTGCCCTTCGTCTCACGCAAGAAGAGAAGAACAG TGTCGCCAGAGAGGGACTACCCGGTCCCGATGGAGGAGGCCGCCATGGAAGGAACCTCTAAGAATACCAGCTGCAGCCATGCCGGCCCACCCAGTGACTGCTCCTCGGAACTCTGGAGGGAAG gggTTGACCCTATGCGAGCTGCAGCTCCTATGAGGCGTAAGCGGGGCAAAGGGCGTCAGTGGACGCGCAGGAAAGGCCCCAAACCCCCAGAGTTTCAGCCTCCTCCAGTCCCCAACAAAGTCACCTGTG ATATCCGTCTGCGTGTGCGTCCCGAGTACTCCGAGCAGGAGTCGGTCCTGCGTGCGTCTGTCTCGTCTACCAAGCGTGAGCCGCTGGCGCGTCAGCTGGACCTGTTTGGCCGTGCCAACGCCATGCTGCGGGCACGGGACCTGGGCTCCATCAACTGTGACATCAAGTTCTCAGAGGTGTCCAAGCTGGACGCGTTCTGGGCAGACTACCTGAGCGGCGCGCTGACCGAGGCGCTGAAGGACGTGTTCCTCACGGACGCGCTTCGGCGGGCCGCCGGACACCACCGCTTGCAGCTGCTGGTCAGCGTCGACCAGGACGACTACGAGCATGGACGCCGCATGCTGATGGAGCAGCTCACAGACCACTCACaccag GTCCCAGCTGGACGTGAGGAAGCTCACTGGTGA
- the dedd1 gene encoding death effector domain-containing 1 isoform X1 → MWRSCPCGCRSLLALLLTMATCRHPWLSPWEETECFTYYDMLTPHEIYEVVGSQLTETDVEVLSYILDEMYPNEHPLDPEQWTETARARDSGQLEVVTPPDPRLVRAWRRVRPRCRPCPEAARHKPKCGVELLLELERRGHLSEANLEPLLQLLRVLTRHDLLPFVSRKKRRTVSPERDYPVPMEEAAMEGTSKNTSCSHAGPPSDCSSELWREGVDPMRAAAPMRRKRGKGRQWTRRKGPKPPEFQPPPVPNKVTCDIRLRVRPEYSEQESVLRASVSSTKREPLARQLDLFGRANAMLRARDLGSINCDIKFSEVSKLDAFWADYLSGALTEALKDVFLTDALRRAAGHHRLQLLVSVDQDDYEHGRRMLMEQLTDHSHQVPAGREEAHW, encoded by the exons ATGTG GAGGAGTTGTCCTTGCGGCTGCAGGAGTTTGTTGGCTTTGTTGCTAACCATGGCTACATGTCGCCATCCCTGGCTGAGTCCGTGGGAGGAAACCGAATGTTTCACCTACTATGACATGCTCACTCCTCACGAAATTTATGAAGTCGTGGGCTCTCAACTGACGGAAACCGACGTGGAAGTGTTGTCTTATATCTTGGATGAAATGTACCCCAATGAACATCCCCTTGATCCAGAACAATGGACCGAGACGGCTAGAGCACGCGACTCCGGACAGCTAGAGGTGGTCACGCCGCCAGACCCCCGACTGGTGAGAGCTTGGCGGCGGGTCCGGCCCCGCTGTCGGCCATGTCCGGAGGCCGCGCGACACAAGCCCAAATGCGGCGTGGAACTGCTGCTGGAATTGGAGAGGAGAGGTCATCTGAGCGAGGCAAACCTTGAGCCCCTCCTGCAGCTCCTGCGGGTGCTCACGCGACACGACCTCCTGCCCTTCGTCTCACGCAAGAAGAGAAGAACAG TGTCGCCAGAGAGGGACTACCCGGTCCCGATGGAGGAGGCCGCCATGGAAGGAACCTCTAAGAATACCAGCTGCAGCCATGCCGGCCCACCCAGTGACTGCTCCTCGGAACTCTGGAGGGAAG gggTTGACCCTATGCGAGCTGCAGCTCCTATGAGGCGTAAGCGGGGCAAAGGGCGTCAGTGGACGCGCAGGAAAGGCCCCAAACCCCCAGAGTTTCAGCCTCCTCCAGTCCCCAACAAAGTCACCTGTG ATATCCGTCTGCGTGTGCGTCCCGAGTACTCCGAGCAGGAGTCGGTCCTGCGTGCGTCTGTCTCGTCTACCAAGCGTGAGCCGCTGGCGCGTCAGCTGGACCTGTTTGGCCGTGCCAACGCCATGCTGCGGGCACGGGACCTGGGCTCCATCAACTGTGACATCAAGTTCTCAGAGGTGTCCAAGCTGGACGCGTTCTGGGCAGACTACCTGAGCGGCGCGCTGACCGAGGCGCTGAAGGACGTGTTCCTCACGGACGCGCTTCGGCGGGCCGCCGGACACCACCGCTTGCAGCTGCTGGTCAGCGTCGACCAGGACGACTACGAGCATGGACGCCGCATGCTGATGGAGCAGCTCACAGACCACTCACaccag GTCCCAGCTGGACGTGAGGAAGCTCACTGGTGA